One Alphaproteobacteria bacterium genomic window carries:
- a CDS encoding calcium/sodium antiporter, which translates to MEVLFLCIGLGLLILGGELALRGAVGLSRMMGVSPAIIGLTVMGFGTSAPELVVTVRAALAGSFDIAVGNAVGSNIANTFLILGVGALICPLACDPKAVFRDTGFMVAVSILLCVLGYIGVIGRWEGAAMVLALLIFVCWTYFHDIRTHDAAAELHSKMVGEMPRSPSGLPIIGGYLIAGIAGLVYGASLLVDSAVTLAEAAGVPQSIIGLTLVAFGTSLPELGATAVAAWRRHTDIAIANVVGSNIFNILGVLGTGAIFQPLIIAPEIANIDQWIVLVSAIILVPIIITGWRINRMEGVVLLLLYAGYIGSVTLRL; encoded by the coding sequence ATGGAAGTTCTGTTTCTTTGTATCGGACTGGGACTGCTTATCCTGGGCGGTGAACTGGCATTGCGGGGTGCGGTCGGACTTTCGCGTATGATGGGCGTTTCGCCCGCTATCATCGGCCTGACCGTCATGGGGTTCGGAACCTCCGCGCCCGAACTGGTCGTGACGGTCCGCGCGGCATTGGCAGGCAGCTTCGATATCGCCGTTGGCAACGCCGTTGGCAGCAATATCGCGAATACATTTCTGATCCTTGGCGTCGGCGCATTGATTTGCCCGCTGGCCTGCGATCCAAAGGCCGTTTTCCGCGATACAGGCTTCATGGTGGCTGTGTCGATCCTGTTATGCGTCCTGGGCTATATCGGCGTCATCGGGCGCTGGGAAGGCGCAGCAATGGTGCTTGCGCTCCTCATCTTTGTCTGCTGGACCTACTTCCACGACATCCGCACCCATGACGCCGCGGCCGAACTGCATTCGAAGATGGTCGGTGAAATGCCGCGCTCGCCATCCGGCCTGCCGATCATCGGCGGCTATCTGATCGCGGGAATTGCGGGGCTCGTCTACGGCGCATCGCTGCTCGTGGATTCAGCCGTCACGCTCGCCGAAGCGGCCGGCGTGCCGCAGTCCATTATCGGTCTGACCCTGGTGGCGTTTGGCACATCCCTGCCCGAACTCGGCGCGACAGCGGTCGCCGCCTGGCGGCGACATACGGATATCGCCATTGCCAATGTGGTCGGCAGCAATATCTTCAATATTCTCGGTGTACTCGGCACGGGCGCGATTTTCCAGCCTTTGATCATCGCACCGGAAATTGCGAATATTGACCAATGGATCGTGCTGGTGTCGGCGATAATTCTGGTGCCGATTATTATCACAGGCTGGCGGATCAATCGGATGGAAGGCGTCGTGCTTCTGCTCCTTTATGCCGGTTATATCGGCAGCGTGACATTGCGCCTTTGA
- the ugpQ gene encoding glycerophosphodiester phosphodiesterase, whose product MPAFHSFPPVIGHRGAAGHAPENTLAGFRAASNMGVKWVEFDVHLSLDNIPVLLHDDTLERTTDGEGSVGNFTLGTLKGLDAGNWFSDKYAGEKIPTLSETIRLLASLGMGANVEIKPSPGREAATGHAVGRILREEWPGDLPAPLVSSFTPDSLAAIREVAPMFQRGLLLSRIGRDWGKQMKALGCATLHCNHRNLDRATAQEIRRAGYPLLCYTVNDRDRAKTLFGWGVDAVISDHPDRML is encoded by the coding sequence ATGCCAGCCTTCCATTCTTTTCCGCCTGTCATCGGCCATCGCGGCGCCGCCGGGCATGCGCCGGAAAACACCCTCGCCGGGTTCCGCGCCGCGTCGAATATGGGCGTCAAATGGGTCGAATTCGATGTCCACCTGTCACTCGACAATATCCCGGTCCTGCTTCATGACGATACCCTGGAACGGACGACCGACGGGGAAGGATCGGTTGGTAATTTCACCCTTGGGACGCTGAAAGGACTGGATGCCGGCAACTGGTTTTCCGACAAGTATGCCGGCGAAAAAATCCCGACCCTTAGCGAAACAATCCGCCTGCTGGCGTCGCTCGGCATGGGCGCCAATGTTGAAATCAAACCGTCGCCGGGTCGTGAGGCCGCCACAGGCCATGCGGTCGGCCGAATCCTGCGGGAGGAATGGCCCGGCGACCTGCCGGCGCCGCTCGTTTCCAGCTTCACACCCGATTCACTGGCCGCGATCCGGGAAGTCGCCCCCATGTTTCAGCGGGGCCTTCTGCTGTCCCGTATCGGGCGCGACTGGGGCAAACAGATGAAGGCGCTGGGTTGTGCCACCCTGCACTGCAATCACCGGAACCTGGACAGGGCAACCGCGCAGGAAATACGCCGGGCCGGCTATCCGCTGCTGTGCTACACGGTCAATGACAGGGACCGCGCCAAAACGCTGTTCGGCTGGGGGGTCGACGCCGTGATCAGCGACCACCCCGACCGGATGCTTTGA
- the phnA gene encoding phosphonoacetate hydrolase has translation MANPEQITVNGRCYNWPAAPVVIVCIDGSEPAYMDDAVAAGHMPWLERARSTGFDHVADCVVPSFTNPNNLSIVTGAPPSVHGIAGNFFLDPDTGEEVMMNDPKFLRCGTILAAFADAGARVVVITAKDKLRLQLGYRLKGICFSSEKADAVTLAENGIDGVLALAGMPVPSVYSPELSEFVFAAGTRIMERDRPDILYLSTTDYIQHKHAPGTAEANAFYAMMDSYWARLDGMGCTIVLTADHGMNAKHDTATGQPNVVYLQELIDSRFGAGAGRVILPITDPYVVHHGALGSYATIYLHDPASGSAIRSDLAGVDGIADVLTNAEACARFELPADRVGDLVVLGERHMTLGASPDRHDLSGLTEPLRSHGGATEQRVPLICNRPANGFSGDRGLRNFDAFDLALNLADSTAS, from the coding sequence ATGGCGAATCCGGAACAGATCACCGTCAACGGCCGCTGCTACAACTGGCCTGCCGCGCCGGTCGTCATCGTATGCATCGACGGGTCGGAGCCGGCCTATATGGACGATGCCGTCGCAGCCGGGCATATGCCATGGCTGGAGAGGGCCCGTTCTACTGGTTTTGACCATGTAGCCGATTGCGTGGTGCCGAGTTTCACCAATCCCAACAACCTGTCCATCGTGACCGGTGCGCCGCCATCGGTGCACGGCATTGCCGGAAATTTCTTCCTCGACCCCGATACGGGCGAGGAGGTGATGATGAACGATCCCAAATTCCTGCGCTGCGGCACGATCCTGGCCGCCTTTGCCGATGCCGGGGCGAGGGTCGTCGTGATTACCGCCAAGGACAAGCTGCGCCTGCAACTCGGCTACAGGCTGAAGGGTATCTGTTTTTCGTCGGAAAAAGCGGATGCGGTGACGCTGGCGGAAAACGGGATTGACGGGGTCTTGGCGCTGGCGGGCATGCCGGTTCCCTCCGTATATAGCCCCGAACTCTCGGAATTTGTGTTTGCTGCGGGTACCCGGATCATGGAACGGGATCGGCCCGATATCCTGTATCTGTCGACGACCGACTACATCCAGCACAAGCACGCACCGGGTACCGCGGAAGCCAATGCGTTTTATGCCATGATGGATTCGTACTGGGCGCGGCTGGATGGGATGGGGTGCACCATCGTGCTGACCGCCGATCACGGCATGAACGCGAAGCACGATACTGCGACCGGCCAGCCGAATGTGGTGTATCTGCAGGAACTGATCGACAGCCGGTTCGGCGCCGGCGCCGGGCGGGTGATCCTGCCCATTACGGACCCCTATGTGGTGCATCATGGCGCGCTGGGGTCCTATGCGACGATCTACCTGCACGATCCGGCGTCAGGATCCGCCATCCGGAGCGACCTTGCCGGTGTGGACGGGATCGCGGATGTGCTGACCAATGCGGAAGCCTGCGCCCGTTTCGAACTGCCCGCCGACCGGGTCGGCGACCTGGTCGTGCTCGGCGAAAGACACATGACGCTCGGCGCCAGCCCCGACCGGCACGACCTGTCGGGCCTGACCGAGCCGCTGCGCAGCCATGGCGGCGCGACGGAACAGCGGGTGCCGCTGATCTGCAACCGCCCGGCAAACGGGTTTTCCGGCGACCGCGGGCTGCGAAATTTCGATGCCTTTGACCTGGCGCTGAATCTGGCGGATTCGACGGCTTCCTGA